A single region of the Actinoplanes sp. SE50/110 genome encodes:
- a CDS encoding DUF6745 domain-containing protein gives MRLTHEQEALAAAVEDRWLAAAVATGPGDRAAAEAGVRAAYRSAGLAPPERIYWVGSPRAALLLGGADPGAEGPAWLAEAAAGLRRQGWSPGEPAGASVRRRVRTEPWAAARKAALAAFGAQGWAQLSGAAGRRSWALVMDMVAGRLRQRLGEDVAALGREFQRPVLDAIYGQHDGAWLSTFDAGDRLLPGAGLMGGLAGLAQVAGNAGWWWAHERVAVLTERPVALTRDNVGRLHRGDGPALEFADGYGLWAWRGMPIPAGLAAELPRLSVDRIRGESNAEIRRVMLEHFGYERYLREAGARKRDADETGVLWWLDLPGDEPLAMVEVVNATPEPDGSSRVYWLRVPPQTRTAREGVAWTFGLTADEYQPLIQT, from the coding sequence GTGCGACTCACGCATGAGCAGGAGGCGCTGGCGGCCGCCGTCGAGGACCGGTGGCTGGCCGCCGCGGTGGCGACCGGGCCGGGGGACCGGGCCGCGGCCGAGGCCGGGGTGCGGGCGGCGTATCGGTCGGCCGGGCTGGCCCCACCGGAGCGGATCTACTGGGTGGGGTCGCCGCGGGCGGCTCTGCTGCTCGGCGGGGCCGACCCCGGCGCCGAGGGGCCGGCCTGGCTGGCGGAGGCGGCGGCCGGCCTGCGGCGACAGGGCTGGTCACCGGGGGAGCCGGCCGGGGCGTCCGTGCGACGGCGGGTGCGCACCGAGCCGTGGGCGGCGGCGCGCAAGGCCGCCCTGGCGGCGTTCGGGGCGCAGGGCTGGGCGCAGCTGAGCGGGGCGGCCGGGCGGCGGTCGTGGGCGCTCGTGATGGACATGGTGGCCGGGCGGCTGCGGCAGCGGCTCGGCGAGGATGTGGCCGCCCTCGGGCGGGAGTTCCAGCGGCCGGTGCTCGACGCGATCTACGGGCAGCACGACGGCGCGTGGCTGAGCACCTTCGACGCGGGGGACCGGCTGCTGCCCGGGGCCGGGCTGATGGGCGGGCTGGCCGGGCTCGCGCAGGTCGCGGGGAACGCCGGCTGGTGGTGGGCGCACGAGCGGGTCGCCGTGCTCACCGAGCGTCCGGTGGCGCTGACCCGCGACAACGTGGGGCGGCTGCACCGGGGCGACGGGCCCGCCCTGGAGTTCGCCGACGGCTACGGATTGTGGGCCTGGCGCGGTATGCCGATCCCGGCCGGGCTCGCCGCTGAGCTGCCCCGGCTCAGCGTGGACCGGATCCGGGGCGAGTCCAATGCCGAGATCCGGCGGGTGATGCTGGAACACTTCGGCTACGAGCGGTATCTGCGGGAGGCCGGCGCCCGTAAGCGGGATGCGGACGAGACCGGGGTGCTGTGGTGGCTGGACCTGCCGGGGGACGAGCCGCTGGCGATGGTCGAGGTGGTCAACGCGACGCCCGAGCCGGACGGGAGCAGCCGGGTGTACTGGTTGCGGGTGCCGCCGCAGACCCGGACCGCTCGGGAGGGGGTGGCCTGGACGTTCGGGCTGACCGCGGACGAATATCAGCCGTTGATCCAGACCTGA
- a CDS encoding PfkB family carbohydrate kinase, with translation MKKPLLVVVGDTLLDRDVEGTVRRIAPDAPAPVLDETEVSERPGGAGLAALLAAGREDYDVALVTALAGDAAGARLSELLTAAGIAVYALPLPGSTPQKIRMRAAGQVLLRLDRGGDARMPGEAPDGLLDVLNEASAILVSDYGRGVAGHPAVRAALAAASAPIVWDPHPNGATPVPGVALATPNLAEAKGFSGDAGKGTMLTTAQRTGHHLLDHWRARAVAVTCGAGGAVLSQAGPTPLVIPAGADAGDRDTCGAGDRFAAAAALALAGGALVSEAVQDAVAAATTYVLNGGVTAALSPAAATPAVPAPERIGADAAGRLAAEVRDRGGVVVATGGCFDLLHTGHLATLRAARGLGDCLIVCLNSDESVRGLKGPDRPINAQADRARLLAALDCVDAVVIFDEPTPEAVLSWLRPDVWVKGGDYASLPEADLVKRWDGQTVIVPYLDGRSTTRTIDAARSLTAAADSRR, from the coding sequence GTGAAGAAGCCACTGCTGGTCGTGGTCGGGGACACCCTGCTGGACCGGGACGTCGAGGGCACGGTGCGCCGGATCGCGCCGGACGCCCCGGCGCCGGTCCTCGACGAAACGGAGGTCAGCGAGCGTCCGGGCGGCGCTGGCTTGGCCGCGCTGCTCGCGGCCGGCCGCGAGGACTACGACGTCGCGCTGGTCACCGCCCTGGCGGGCGACGCCGCCGGCGCACGGTTGAGCGAGCTTCTCACCGCCGCCGGGATTGCGGTGTACGCCTTGCCGCTGCCCGGGTCGACCCCGCAGAAGATCCGGATGCGCGCCGCGGGTCAGGTGCTGCTGCGCCTGGACCGGGGCGGGGACGCGCGGATGCCCGGTGAGGCGCCGGACGGGCTTCTCGACGTGCTGAACGAGGCATCCGCGATCCTGGTCAGCGACTACGGGCGCGGGGTGGCCGGGCACCCGGCGGTGCGGGCCGCGCTGGCGGCGGCGAGCGCGCCGATCGTCTGGGATCCGCACCCCAACGGCGCCACCCCGGTGCCGGGAGTCGCGCTGGCCACCCCGAACCTGGCCGAAGCGAAAGGGTTCTCCGGCGACGCCGGGAAGGGCACCATGCTGACCACCGCGCAGCGGACCGGGCACCACCTCCTCGACCACTGGCGGGCCCGGGCCGTGGCGGTGACCTGCGGGGCCGGCGGGGCGGTGCTCAGCCAGGCCGGCCCGACCCCGCTGGTCATCCCGGCCGGGGCGGACGCCGGGGACCGCGACACCTGCGGGGCCGGCGACCGGTTCGCGGCGGCCGCCGCTCTCGCGCTGGCCGGCGGGGCACTGGTCTCCGAGGCGGTGCAGGACGCGGTGGCGGCGGCCACCACCTATGTGCTGAACGGTGGGGTGACCGCGGCCCTGTCCCCGGCCGCCGCCACCCCGGCCGTTCCCGCCCCGGAACGCATCGGCGCCGACGCGGCCGGGCGGCTCGCCGCCGAGGTCCGCGACCGGGGCGGGGTCGTGGTCGCCACCGGCGGCTGCTTCGACCTGCTGCACACCGGGCACCTGGCCACCCTGCGCGCCGCCCGCGGGCTCGGCGACTGCCTGATCGTCTGCCTCAACAGCGACGAGTCGGTGCGCGGGCTGAAAGGACCGGACCGGCCGATCAACGCGCAGGCCGACCGGGCCCGGCTGCTCGCCGCCCTGGACTGCGTGGACGCCGTGGTCATCTTCGACGAGCCGACGCCCGAGGCGGTGCTCAGCTGGCTGCGGCCCGACGTCTGGGTCAAGGGCGGCGACTACGCCAGCCTGCCCGAAGCGGACCTGGTCAAACGCTGGGACGGCCAGACCGTGATCGTGCCCTACCTCGACGGGCGCTCGACCACCCGGACCATCGACGCGGCCCGGTCCCTGACCGCGGCCGCCGACAGCAGGAGGTAA
- a CDS encoding NAD-binding protein → MPPDGCARWRGHIIVCGLDDVGLRTVEQLYHAGVRVVVVEDIADPRLVRVVRGWGVPVVVGSPRLQETLDEAGLPGAVAVICVLADDLHTLEAALLMRELRPDVRVVVQLRNPAVGRALSAMQVSVLDVAGLSAPSMVEACLRSGTHELDLDGQPFVAAQVVAEQSGTLRTRYGSLAPLAVMPAAAASDDDVVICPGRDHPVRPGDLVTLLGTPEELAAARLLDKARGPAHAGPGRWARSLHLAGSVLRALDRRIAYASIALMLLLNLSIVVLQLGYREPDGTRMTLLDAVYFSVESIATVGYGDYNFRHQQPWLRCFAIGLMILGACFAATFIALLTNVLVSIKIQEALGNRLLDRLTDHVVVIGIGSVGTRVVEGLRASGTRVVVIESDEDNRYIDQVRDSGVPVLIGDATLPRTLDRVQLGSARAVAVLTSDDLVNLETGLAVRDRLGERWGSVPVVLRLFDRTLAATVEHTFGLGLARSTAALAAPWFVGAALGLDVLATFYVGSQLMLVGRLTVAAGGGLDGLAMQDLSARTRVVAIRRASGHGELEHPPRRDTRFAAGDQAHLIGPYEELLQVLRRDALSTSELTPSENVVPGR, encoded by the coding sequence ATGCCCCCTGACGGTTGCGCCCGGTGGCGTGGGCACATCATCGTGTGCGGGCTGGACGACGTCGGGCTGCGGACCGTGGAGCAGCTCTATCACGCCGGCGTCCGGGTCGTCGTGGTGGAGGACATCGCGGATCCGCGGCTGGTCCGGGTGGTGCGTGGCTGGGGCGTTCCGGTCGTGGTCGGCAGCCCGCGGCTGCAGGAGACGCTGGACGAGGCCGGGCTGCCCGGCGCGGTCGCGGTGATCTGTGTGCTCGCCGACGACCTGCACACCCTGGAGGCCGCGCTGTTGATGCGCGAGCTGCGCCCGGACGTGCGGGTGGTGGTGCAGCTGCGGAATCCGGCGGTCGGGCGGGCGCTGTCGGCGATGCAGGTCAGCGTGCTGGACGTGGCCGGGCTGTCGGCGCCGTCGATGGTCGAGGCCTGCCTGCGCAGCGGGACGCACGAGCTGGATCTGGACGGGCAGCCGTTCGTGGCGGCGCAGGTGGTCGCCGAGCAGTCCGGGACATTGCGGACGCGGTACGGGTCGTTGGCGCCGCTCGCGGTGATGCCGGCGGCGGCCGCCTCGGACGACGACGTGGTGATCTGTCCCGGTCGGGACCATCCGGTGCGGCCCGGGGACCTGGTGACCCTGCTGGGCACGCCGGAGGAACTGGCGGCGGCGCGGCTGCTGGACAAGGCGCGCGGTCCGGCGCACGCCGGACCCGGACGGTGGGCGCGGTCGCTGCACCTGGCCGGGTCCGTGCTGCGGGCGCTGGACAGGCGGATAGCGTACGCGTCGATCGCCCTGATGCTGCTGCTCAACCTCTCCATCGTGGTGCTGCAACTGGGCTACCGGGAGCCGGACGGCACCCGGATGACGCTGCTCGACGCGGTCTACTTCTCGGTCGAGTCGATCGCCACCGTCGGCTACGGCGACTACAACTTCCGCCACCAGCAACCCTGGCTGCGCTGCTTCGCGATCGGCCTGATGATCCTCGGCGCGTGCTTCGCCGCGACGTTCATCGCGCTGCTCACCAACGTGCTGGTCTCCATCAAGATCCAGGAAGCGCTCGGGAACCGGCTGCTCGACCGGCTCACCGACCACGTCGTGGTGATCGGGATCGGCTCGGTCGGCACCCGGGTCGTCGAGGGCCTGCGGGCCAGCGGCACCCGGGTGGTGGTGATCGAGTCGGACGAGGACAACCGGTACATCGACCAGGTCCGCGACAGCGGCGTGCCGGTGCTGATCGGCGACGCCACGCTGCCCCGCACCCTGGACCGGGTGCAGCTCGGGTCGGCCCGCGCGGTCGCCGTGCTGACCAGCGACGACCTGGTCAACCTGGAGACCGGGCTGGCGGTCCGGGACCGGCTCGGCGAGCGCTGGGGATCGGTGCCGGTGGTGCTGCGGCTCTTCGACCGGACGCTGGCCGCGACCGTCGAGCACACCTTCGGGCTGGGTCTGGCCCGCTCCACGGCGGCCCTGGCCGCGCCGTGGTTCGTCGGGGCGGCGCTGGGGCTGGACGTGCTCGCCACGTTCTACGTCGGGTCGCAGCTCATGCTGGTCGGGCGGCTCACCGTGGCCGCCGGCGGCGGGCTCGACGGGCTGGCCATGCAGGACCTGTCGGCGCGCACCCGGGTGGTGGCGATCCGCCGGGCCAGCGGGCACGGCGAGCTGGAACACCCGCCGCGGCGCGACACCCGGTTCGCGGCCGGCGACCAGGCGCACCTGATCGGGCCGTACGAGGAGCTGCTCCAGGTGCTGCGCCGGGACGCGCTGTCGACCTCGGAACTCACGCCGTCGGAAAATGTCGTACCCGGTCGTTAG
- a CDS encoding phosphoglycerate mutase family protein translates to MITILLVRHADIDLPPVSADPPLNEAGRRRAEALAHLLGAAGVSTVFTSAFRRTRETVEPLKMASREMPSAATVAHEARAGRYGAVVLIAGHSNTVPEVIAALGAPPPAIGETDFDNLFVVTTADDAEPGLLRLKYGISLS, encoded by the coding sequence GTGATCACCATCCTGCTGGTGCGGCACGCGGACATCGACCTGCCGCCGGTCTCGGCCGATCCACCGTTGAACGAGGCGGGCCGCCGCCGCGCCGAGGCCCTGGCGCACCTGCTCGGCGCGGCCGGCGTCAGCACGGTGTTCACGTCGGCGTTCCGGCGTACGCGGGAGACCGTCGAACCGCTCAAAATGGCGTCGCGGGAGATGCCGAGCGCGGCTACCGTGGCTCATGAGGCGCGCGCCGGCAGATACGGCGCCGTCGTGTTGATCGCCGGCCACAGCAACACGGTGCCCGAGGTGATTGCCGCCCTCGGCGCCCCGCCCCCGGCCATCGGCGAGACCGATTTCGACAACCTCTTCGTGGTGACGACCGCGGACGATGCCGAGCCCGGCCTGCTGAGGCTGAAATACGGGATTTCCCTCTCCTGA
- a CDS encoding M4 family metallopeptidase, with amino-acid sequence MTYAHRISCITPPFILTRLLDSDNVDIRQAALSTLVSTAHLRGERSVRGLIAGALASPSDGRRSVYDCRHSTFLPFATLVRSEDDAAVSDASANRAFDGFGATRSFYAEVFQRNSIDDRGMRLEGYVHRGRRYNNAFWDGQEMVFGDGDGQVFTDFTGSLDVIAHELTHGVTEHTAGLEYHGQSGALNESISDAFGSMVKQWSLGQTADQADWLIGPEVFTPHIDADALRSMKAPGTAFDNKLFGKDPQPDHMSRYVDAPDTDEGDWGGVHTNSGIPNKAFYLVAIGIGGKSWEAPGHIWYESLKASTSKAQFQDFADTTYRKAEQLYGTDSREQQAVKAAWDGVGIQVTTTPTLAR; translated from the coding sequence ATGACGTACGCCCACCGGATCAGCTGCATCACCCCACCCTTCATTCTGACCAGGCTCCTGGACAGCGACAACGTCGACATCCGCCAGGCGGCCCTGTCCACTCTGGTGTCGACCGCGCACCTGCGCGGCGAGCGCAGCGTCCGCGGCCTGATCGCCGGCGCGCTGGCCTCGCCGTCGGACGGCCGGCGCAGTGTCTACGACTGCCGGCACAGCACGTTCCTGCCGTTCGCCACGCTGGTCCGCTCGGAGGACGACGCCGCCGTCTCGGACGCCTCGGCGAACCGGGCCTTCGACGGTTTCGGCGCGACCCGCTCGTTCTACGCCGAGGTGTTCCAGCGCAACTCTATCGACGACCGCGGCATGCGGCTCGAGGGATACGTGCACCGGGGTCGCCGGTACAACAACGCGTTCTGGGACGGCCAGGAGATGGTCTTCGGCGACGGGGACGGCCAGGTCTTCACCGACTTCACCGGGTCGCTGGACGTGATCGCCCACGAGCTCACGCACGGGGTCACCGAGCACACCGCGGGCCTGGAGTACCACGGCCAGTCCGGCGCGCTGAACGAGTCGATCTCCGATGCGTTCGGTTCGATGGTCAAGCAGTGGTCGCTGGGCCAGACCGCGGACCAGGCGGACTGGCTGATCGGCCCGGAGGTGTTCACCCCGCACATCGACGCCGACGCGCTGCGCTCGATGAAGGCGCCCGGCACCGCGTTCGACAACAAGCTGTTCGGCAAGGACCCGCAGCCCGACCACATGTCGCGCTACGTCGACGCGCCGGACACCGACGAGGGTGACTGGGGTGGTGTGCACACCAACTCGGGCATCCCGAACAAGGCGTTCTACCTGGTCGCCATCGGGATCGGGGGGAAGAGCTGGGAGGCCCCGGGGCACATCTGGTACGAGTCGCTCAAGGCGTCGACGTCCAAGGCCCAGTTCCAGGACTTCGCCGACACCACGTATCGCAAGGCGGAGCAGCTCTACGGAACGGACAGCAGGGAGCAGCAGGCCGTCAAGGCGGCCTGGGACGGGGTGGGTATCCAGGTGACCACGACACCGACGCTCGCGCGCTAG
- a CDS encoding protealysin inhibitor emfourin has translation MRVSLASHGGMAAAITSRLPPRVLDADRLPRDAAQELRRLVAAATADPGGAAPSPRARDAMTYTVTIDDGPRSTTLTASDTTMSAAFGELVAWLDQRIG, from the coding sequence ATGCGGGTGTCCCTGGCGTCGCACGGCGGGATGGCGGCCGCGATCACCTCGCGGCTGCCACCCCGGGTGCTGGACGCCGATCGCCTGCCGCGGGACGCGGCCCAGGAGCTGCGCCGCCTGGTCGCGGCCGCCACCGCGGATCCGGGTGGCGCAGCTCCGTCCCCGCGCGCCCGCGACGCCATGACGTACACGGTCACGATCGACGACGGCCCGCGTTCGACCACGCTGACCGCCTCCGACACGACGATGTCAGCGGCCTTCGGCGAGCTGGTCGCGTGGCTCGACCAGCGGATCGGTTGA
- a CDS encoding STM4014 family protein, whose protein sequence is MSRLAVVGNPENRRVGRFVTAADRAGLPTPEIFPWREVLLTGRVPGPDTLTRIDSPGENAEVDALLRALGTTAPPPLDPGHRPRHHSGRDGGHRPDPPLEHDGAATFAGPTAEHGEATVSAGPTAEHGEAAVSAGPTAEHDQAAVSAGPTAEHGEIVGGAAAFAGLAVALHRIEAGGGILLNRPADILTMTAKPRCHAVLSAAGVPVPPALEIAVTGYAALRSALDTAGWSRVFVKAAYGSSASGVLALALGGRRPGGHRPIMAVTSVELADGKIFNNLRVRRYDDEASIAAIIDRLAPDGLHVERWFPKAALAGRVLDLRVVVIAGRARHVVARTSRSPMTNLHLGNARGDVAAVRAAAGGAAWAAAMRTCERAAACFPGTLHAGVDLMFHANWRSHAVAEVNAFGDLLPGILSDDGLDTYEAQIAALQNGWLPTP, encoded by the coding sequence GTGAGCCGCCTCGCCGTCGTCGGCAACCCGGAGAACCGCCGGGTCGGCCGATTCGTCACGGCCGCCGACCGCGCCGGCCTGCCCACGCCGGAGATCTTCCCGTGGCGCGAGGTCCTGCTCACCGGCCGGGTCCCCGGCCCCGACACCCTGACCCGGATCGATTCGCCGGGCGAGAACGCCGAGGTCGACGCCCTGCTCCGCGCCCTGGGCACCACCGCACCGCCGCCGCTGGACCCCGGACACCGGCCGCGCCACCACTCGGGCCGGGACGGCGGACACCGCCCGGACCCGCCCTTGGAGCACGACGGGGCGGCGACCTTCGCCGGGCCGACAGCGGAGCACGGCGAGGCCACTGTCTCCGCCGGACCGACAGCGGAGCACGGCGAGGCCGCTGTCTCCGCCGGACCGACAGCGGAGCACGACCAGGCCGCTGTCTCCGCCGGACCGACAGCGGAGCACGGCGAGATCGTCGGTGGGGCGGCGGCCTTCGCCGGGTTGGCAGTGGCCCTGCACCGGATCGAGGCCGGTGGCGGCATCCTGCTGAACCGGCCGGCGGACATTCTGACGATGACCGCCAAGCCCCGCTGCCACGCCGTCCTGTCCGCCGCCGGAGTCCCCGTGCCGCCCGCGCTGGAGATCGCGGTCACCGGGTATGCCGCGCTGCGATCCGCGCTGGACACGGCGGGATGGAGCCGGGTCTTCGTCAAGGCGGCCTACGGCTCGTCGGCGTCCGGCGTCCTGGCCCTCGCGCTCGGCGGCCGGCGACCGGGCGGCCACCGCCCGATCATGGCGGTCACCTCGGTGGAGCTGGCCGACGGAAAGATCTTCAACAACCTGCGGGTACGCCGTTACGACGACGAGGCCTCGATCGCCGCGATCATCGACCGGCTGGCACCGGACGGCCTGCACGTCGAACGCTGGTTCCCCAAGGCGGCCCTCGCCGGCAGAGTCCTGGATCTGCGGGTGGTCGTGATCGCCGGTCGGGCGCGGCACGTCGTCGCCCGCACGAGCCGTTCCCCGATGACGAATCTCCACCTGGGCAACGCCCGCGGTGACGTCGCCGCCGTCCGCGCGGCGGCCGGCGGCGCGGCGTGGGCCGCGGCGATGCGGACCTGCGAGCGGGCCGCCGCCTGTTTCCCCGGCACGCTGCACGCCGGCGTGGACCTGATGTTCCACGCGAACTGGCGCTCGCACGCCGTCGCCGAGGTGAACGCCTTCGGCGATCTGCTGCCCGGCATCCTGTCCGACGACGGCCTCGACACCTACGAAGCCCAGATCGCCGCCCTCCAGAACGGCTGGCTCCCCACCCCCTGA
- a CDS encoding STM4015 family protein — MTINEHLTTFAGLPIVDVADEQGPVDPAAVAWRIDLEDYEAELSEFEAALDRVLERAGPGGPTALVVGNWGSAFDTAFPAELLIGRVARLSRLRALFLGEMTYEQCEISWINQGDVTPLLEAFPALEVLWVRGSEGLGLEPGRYPALRELVIQSGGLPAPVIRTVGACELPALTHLELWLGVANYGGDARAEDLAPILAGRSLPALTHLGLCNAEIADELAAAVAAAPVVARLTRLDLSLGTLGDTGAESLLTGQPLTHLTTLDLHHHFMSPETAQRVADELPGVTVDVSERQEEERWGRYTVCAE; from the coding sequence GTGACCATCAACGAACACCTGACCACCTTCGCGGGTCTGCCGATCGTCGATGTGGCGGACGAGCAGGGCCCCGTCGACCCGGCGGCCGTGGCGTGGCGGATCGACCTGGAGGACTACGAGGCCGAGCTGTCCGAGTTCGAGGCCGCCCTCGACCGGGTGCTGGAGCGGGCCGGGCCGGGCGGTCCCACCGCTCTGGTCGTCGGCAACTGGGGGTCCGCCTTCGACACCGCGTTCCCGGCCGAGCTGCTGATCGGCCGCGTGGCCCGGCTCAGCCGGCTGCGGGCGCTGTTCCTCGGCGAGATGACCTACGAGCAGTGCGAGATCTCCTGGATCAACCAGGGCGACGTGACACCGCTGCTGGAGGCGTTCCCGGCGCTGGAGGTGCTGTGGGTGCGCGGCTCGGAGGGTCTCGGCCTCGAACCCGGCCGGTATCCGGCGCTGCGCGAGCTGGTGATCCAGTCCGGCGGCCTGCCCGCCCCGGTCATCCGCACGGTCGGCGCGTGCGAGCTGCCCGCCCTCACCCACCTCGAACTGTGGCTGGGCGTGGCGAACTACGGCGGCGACGCCCGCGCCGAGGACCTCGCGCCGATCCTGGCCGGTCGCTCCCTGCCCGCGCTCACCCACCTGGGCCTGTGCAACGCCGAGATCGCCGACGAGTTGGCCGCCGCGGTCGCCGCGGCGCCGGTGGTGGCCCGCCTGACCCGGCTCGACCTGTCCCTGGGCACCCTCGGCGACACCGGCGCCGAGTCGCTGCTGACCGGGCAGCCGCTGACCCACCTGACCACCCTCGACCTGCACCACCACTTCATGTCGCCGGAGACCGCGCAGCGGGTCGCCGACGAGCTGCCCGGCGTCACCGTCGACGTGTCCGAGCGCCAGGAGGAGGAGCGCTGGGGCCGCTACACGGTCTGCGCCGAGTGA
- a CDS encoding glycosyltransferase family 9 protein, with protein sequence MILVLRALGVGDLATGVPALRALRSAFPGRELVLAAPRWLTPLVDLIGGVDRVLPVDGLDGVGAPGLPEAVSGAELAVNLHGSGPESHRMLRGAGRLWGFRCAAAEHLDGPEWVRDEHEVHRWCRMLRYYGVAADESDLSLMKPLVGSASVTVVHPGAKSASRRWPPERYAAVARELAGRGHRVVITGSGAERDLTAKVAADAGLGPEALPDTDIGSLAALIAGARLLISGDTGVSHLATGFGTPSVTLFGPMSPAYWGPPPGRARHRVIWHGTSSERGDRPGPDVHPALLAVTVDEALAAADHALAAP encoded by the coding sequence GTGATCCTGGTGTTGCGCGCCCTCGGAGTGGGCGACCTGGCGACCGGGGTGCCCGCGCTGCGGGCGCTCCGGTCCGCCTTCCCGGGGCGGGAACTCGTGCTGGCGGCGCCGAGGTGGTTGACGCCGCTGGTGGACCTGATCGGCGGAGTGGACCGGGTGCTGCCGGTCGACGGACTCGACGGGGTGGGCGCACCCGGTCTCCCGGAGGCGGTTTCCGGGGCGGAGCTCGCGGTGAACCTGCACGGCAGCGGGCCGGAGTCGCATCGGATGCTGCGCGGAGCCGGGCGGTTGTGGGGGTTCCGGTGTGCCGCGGCGGAGCATCTCGACGGGCCGGAGTGGGTGCGGGACGAGCATGAGGTGCATCGCTGGTGCCGGATGCTGCGGTACTACGGCGTCGCCGCGGACGAATCGGATTTGTCGCTGATGAAGCCGTTGGTGGGGTCGGCTTCGGTCACCGTGGTGCACCCGGGGGCCAAGTCGGCGTCCCGGCGGTGGCCGCCCGAGCGGTACGCGGCGGTGGCGCGCGAGCTGGCCGGGCGGGGACACCGCGTGGTGATCACCGGGAGCGGGGCGGAACGGGACCTGACCGCGAAAGTGGCGGCGGACGCGGGCCTCGGGCCGGAGGCGCTGCCGGACACCGACATCGGGTCGCTGGCCGCGCTGATCGCCGGCGCCCGGCTGCTGATCAGCGGGGACACCGGGGTGTCGCACCTGGCCACCGGGTTCGGGACGCCGTCGGTGACATTGTTCGGGCCGATGTCGCCGGCCTACTGGGGGCCGCCGCCGGGACGGGCGCGGCACCGGGTGATCTGGCACGGCACGAGCAGCGAGCGCGGCGACCGGCCCGGCCCGGACGTGCACCCGGCGCTGCTCGCCGTCACCGTCGACGAAGCCCTGGCCGCGGCGGACCACGCGCTCGCGGCACCGTGA
- a CDS encoding SDR family oxidoreductase — protein sequence MDAVIVTGGSSGLGAAVVDAVIKAGGQPVVIDRQAPAREGVPWIECDLADTRAAERATREAIAAVDATVSGVVTAAGFDVPGTLLDVPGETWDRIVAVDLLATAAVVRAALPALKESHGTVVTVASTLGIKAVSDATAYCAAKFGVVGFTRALAAELAGEVGVTLVIPGGMRTRFFDERDDRYKPGPDALLNDPCNVADAILFALQQPAGCAVRELVIAAETETSYP from the coding sequence ATGGACGCAGTGATCGTGACCGGCGGATCGAGCGGGCTCGGCGCCGCCGTCGTCGACGCCGTGATCAAGGCCGGCGGACAGCCGGTGGTGATCGACCGGCAGGCGCCCGCCCGGGAGGGCGTCCCGTGGATCGAGTGCGATCTCGCCGACACGCGGGCCGCGGAACGGGCGACCCGGGAGGCGATCGCCGCCGTCGACGCGACGGTCAGCGGGGTGGTCACCGCCGCCGGCTTCGACGTGCCGGGAACGCTGCTCGACGTGCCGGGGGAGACCTGGGACCGGATCGTGGCGGTGGACCTGCTGGCCACCGCGGCGGTGGTCCGCGCGGCGCTGCCCGCGCTCAAGGAATCCCACGGGACCGTCGTGACGGTGGCGTCGACCCTGGGGATCAAGGCGGTGTCGGACGCCACGGCGTACTGCGCGGCGAAGTTCGGGGTGGTGGGATTCACCCGGGCGCTCGCGGCGGAACTGGCCGGCGAGGTCGGGGTGACCCTGGTGATCCCCGGCGGGATGCGGACCAGATTCTTCGACGAGCGTGACGACAGGTACAAGCCCGGGCCGGACGCGCTGCTCAACGATCCGTGCAACGTGGCGGACGCGATCCTGTTCGCGCTGCAGCAGCCGGCCGGATGCGCGGTGCGGGAACTGGTGATCGCGGCGGAGACGGAGACGTCCTACCCGTGA